From Solidesulfovibrio carbinoliphilus subsp. oakridgensis, the proteins below share one genomic window:
- a CDS encoding ISL3 family transposase yields MKDTDLYSRILGLSDPWFVADVELDTAGGRVDVHVDHVAGVRWRCPTCGRELACRDHAEPRVWRHLDTCQFKTFLHARIPRVECPEHGVLQVRVPWAEAKGRFTLLMERLIIDVLRECATVSGTCRLMRISWDEAWNVMDRAVRRGQTRKKTTPARYLGIDEKAFRKGHDYMTVVCDLLGGTVEFVAQDRKTESLEDYYRQFTAQQLERIRAVAMDMWEPYFKATIKHVPDAAHKIVHDRFHIMQHVGQAVDKVRRQEHRELLRQEDERLKGTKYIWLYREENLPDKHRPTLEALKATNLKVAKAWAMKESLAGLWNYLSVGWAKRFMKRWLTWVRKSDLPPMRKVGEMLSRHLDNILTFCRHRITNGAAEGLNSKIMAIKRRACGYRNREHFKTAIYFFCGGLDLYPRQA; encoded by the coding sequence ATGAAGGACACGGACCTGTATTCTCGGATTCTGGGGCTGAGTGACCCGTGGTTTGTTGCCGACGTCGAGTTGGACACGGCGGGAGGCCGGGTGGACGTCCATGTTGATCATGTTGCCGGTGTCCGCTGGCGCTGTCCGACCTGTGGTCGCGAACTGGCTTGTCGGGATCATGCCGAGCCTCGGGTATGGCGTCACCTCGACACCTGCCAGTTCAAGACCTTCCTTCATGCCCGGATTCCGCGCGTCGAGTGCCCCGAGCACGGCGTGCTTCAGGTGAGAGTGCCTTGGGCCGAGGCTAAAGGGCGTTTTACCTTGCTCATGGAGCGCTTGATCATCGATGTGTTGCGCGAGTGCGCCACCGTGTCCGGCACCTGCCGGCTCATGCGGATCAGCTGGGATGAGGCCTGGAACGTCATGGATCGAGCCGTCCGGCGAGGGCAAACCAGGAAGAAGACCACCCCCGCACGCTATCTTGGTATCGATGAGAAGGCCTTCCGCAAAGGTCACGACTACATGACCGTGGTCTGCGACCTGCTTGGCGGAACAGTGGAGTTTGTGGCCCAGGATCGCAAGACCGAGAGCCTCGAGGACTATTACCGGCAGTTCACGGCGCAGCAACTCGAGCGCATCCGGGCCGTGGCCATGGACATGTGGGAACCGTACTTCAAGGCCACGATCAAGCACGTGCCCGATGCGGCGCACAAGATCGTCCATGACCGCTTTCACATCATGCAGCACGTGGGCCAGGCCGTGGACAAGGTCCGCCGGCAGGAACATCGCGAACTGCTCCGCCAGGAAGACGAACGCCTCAAGGGCACCAAGTACATCTGGCTTTACCGGGAAGAGAATCTGCCGGACAAGCACCGACCGACCTTGGAAGCCCTGAAGGCCACGAACCTGAAGGTGGCCAAGGCCTGGGCGATGAAAGAAAGCCTGGCCGGATTGTGGAACTACCTCAGCGTCGGCTGGGCAAAGCGGTTCATGAAACGCTGGCTGACCTGGGTGAGGAAGTCAGACTTGCCCCCGATGCGCAAGGTCGGGGAGATGCTCTCTCGGCATCTGGACAACATCCTGACCTTTTGCCGGCATCGGATCACCAACGGCGCGGCCGAGGGACTCAACAGCAAGATCATGGCCATCAAGCGCAGGGCGTGCGGGTACCGCAATCGGGAGCACTTCAAGACCGCTATCTACTTCTTCTGCGGCGGCCTGGACCTCTATCCTAGACAGGCCTGA
- a CDS encoding response regulator encodes MRALRIMMVDDSGLTVKKMAKLLEELGHEVAGTATTGWEAVDAYAAVAPDMVTMDITMPDMNGIEATRLIMAADPAARIVIVTSHGQEQMVMDAIEAGAKGYVLKPVKKEKLAETLETVAAKYLP; translated from the coding sequence ATGAGAGCGCTTCGCATCATGATGGTGGACGACTCGGGCCTCACCGTGAAGAAAATGGCCAAGCTGCTGGAAGAACTGGGCCATGAGGTGGCGGGTACGGCCACGACCGGCTGGGAGGCCGTGGACGCCTACGCCGCCGTCGCCCCGGATATGGTCACCATGGACATCACCATGCCCGACATGAACGGCATCGAGGCCACGCGCCTGATCATGGCCGCCGATCCGGCCGCCCGCATCGTCATCGTCACCTCCCACGGCCAGGAGCAGATGGTCATGGACGCCATCGAGGCCGGGGCCAAGGGCTATGTGCTCAAACCCGTCAAAAAGGAAAAACTGGCCGAAACCCTGGAAACCGTGGCGGCCAAGTATCTGCCATGA
- a CDS encoding sensor domain-containing diguanylate cyclase: protein MMENALFESHFDLIPFGIYVVEAASYTFVYSNKAFIGRFGDNAGRTCHKVLYERDTPCLNCRMAELLTETGLPNGETLVFEHFNEVDDRWYQMQVRTMTWPDGRVVKYSIAVDISELKETQNRLAEAHAELALTNRELVRLSTTDMLTGLANRQRVDALLGQGLCAMAEAGTPLSLVMLDIDHFKLVNDRHGHQRGDEVLRAVAGRLRGAVPPEFAVGRWGGEEFLVLCPGMRLADAYLLAETLRQAVSAPDTSGPGRLTCSFGVVEARSGEDGVGLLARADQALYAAKGLGRDRVETA, encoded by the coding sequence ATGATGGAAAACGCCCTGTTCGAGAGCCACTTCGATCTCATCCCCTTTGGCATCTACGTGGTCGAAGCGGCCAGCTACACGTTTGTCTACAGCAACAAGGCCTTTATCGGACGGTTCGGCGACAACGCCGGCCGCACCTGCCACAAGGTGCTCTACGAGCGCGACACCCCGTGCCTCAACTGCCGCATGGCCGAATTGCTGACCGAAACGGGCCTGCCCAACGGCGAAACACTTGTTTTCGAACATTTCAACGAAGTGGACGACCGGTGGTACCAGATGCAGGTTCGGACCATGACCTGGCCCGACGGCCGGGTGGTCAAGTATTCCATCGCGGTCGACATCTCCGAACTCAAGGAGACCCAGAACCGTCTGGCCGAGGCCCACGCCGAGCTGGCGCTCACAAACCGCGAACTCGTCCGGCTTTCGACCACGGACATGTTGACGGGCCTGGCCAACCGGCAGCGCGTGGACGCGCTGCTCGGCCAGGGGCTTTGCGCCATGGCCGAGGCGGGAACGCCGCTTAGCCTCGTCATGCTCGACATCGACCATTTCAAGCTCGTAAACGACCGCCACGGGCATCAGCGGGGCGACGAGGTCCTTCGCGCCGTCGCCGGCCGGCTGCGCGGGGCCGTGCCGCCGGAGTTCGCCGTCGGGCGGTGGGGCGGCGAGGAGTTCCTGGTCCTTTGCCCGGGCATGCGCCTCGCCGACGCCTATCTCCTGGCCGAGACCCTGCGGCAGGCCGTCTCCGCTCCGGACACGTCCGGCCCGGGCCGGCTCACCTGCAGTTTCGGCGTGGTCGAGGCCCGGTCCGGCGAGGACGGCGTGGGCCTGCTCGCCCGGGCCGACCAGGCCCTCTACGCGGCCAAGGGACTCGGCCGCGACCGGGTGGAGACGGCCTGA
- a CDS encoding acetate uptake transporter: protein MRSPSRRRIMEAKLANPAPLGLMGFGMTTILLNIHNAGFFPIGSMVLAMGIFYGGLAQVLAGFLEFKKGNTFGLTAFASYGFFWLTLVGLIVLPKMGLAEPTPEAFMGWYLFLWGLFTFFMFLGTLGANFVLKFVFGSLTVLFFLLAARDWLESAAIGRLAGYEGILCGASACYLAMAEVINEKYGRAILPVG from the coding sequence ATCCGATCACCTTCAAGGAGGCGCATCATGGAGGCGAAACTGGCCAATCCGGCACCGCTCGGGCTCATGGGCTTCGGCATGACCACCATCCTGCTCAACATCCACAACGCCGGGTTTTTCCCCATCGGCTCCATGGTCCTGGCCATGGGCATCTTCTACGGCGGCCTGGCCCAGGTGCTGGCCGGGTTCCTGGAATTCAAAAAGGGCAACACGTTTGGCCTGACCGCCTTTGCCAGCTACGGCTTTTTCTGGCTGACCCTGGTCGGGCTCATCGTCTTGCCCAAGATGGGGCTGGCCGAGCCCACGCCCGAGGCCTTTATGGGCTGGTATCTCTTTTTGTGGGGCCTTTTTACCTTTTTCATGTTTCTCGGCACTCTTGGCGCCAACTTTGTCCTCAAGTTCGTTTTCGGGTCCCTGACCGTGCTCTTTTTCCTGCTGGCCGCCCGGGACTGGCTGGAATCCGCGGCCATCGGCCGGCTGGCCGGGTACGAGGGCATCCTGTGCGGCGCCAGCGCCTGCTATCTGGCCATGGCCGAGGTCATAAACGAAAAGTACGGCCGGGCCATCCTGCCGGTGGGCTGA
- the eboE gene encoding metabolite traffic protein EboE, which produces MHPITYCTNIHPGETLAEIRAGLDRHGLAVKAALSPDAAFPLGLRLSGRASLELAQPGAAEAFGGWLRERGLYAVTVNGFPYGRFHDTPVKESVYLPDWRDPERLAYTLRLARVLASWLPAGEAGSISTVPLGFRRGFPEADLPLALANLRRALAALAELYDATGRRIRLAVEAEPGCLVETTAEMVGLFDRLGTGPEVEDHLRVCYDCCHQALQYEDPAVSLDLLARHGIRVGHVQVSSALHLEGGDLSRLARFAEPVYLHQAVARRRDGTLARFDDLPEALAARLPGVASWRVHFHLPVFVSRLPECDTTQPFLEEILPLFPDDAPMEVETYTWGVLPPELKTAAVADSICREIAWIDKARRARS; this is translated from the coding sequence ATGCATCCGATCACCTACTGCACCAACATCCATCCCGGCGAGACCCTGGCCGAGATCCGGGCCGGGCTCGACCGCCACGGCCTCGCGGTCAAGGCGGCGCTGTCGCCGGACGCGGCCTTTCCGCTCGGGTTGCGGCTGTCCGGCCGGGCCAGCCTGGAGTTGGCCCAGCCGGGCGCGGCCGAGGCCTTCGGCGGCTGGCTGCGGGAGCGGGGCCTGTACGCCGTGACCGTAAACGGCTTTCCCTACGGCCGCTTCCACGACACGCCGGTCAAGGAGAGCGTTTACCTCCCGGACTGGCGCGATCCCGAACGCCTGGCCTACACCCTGCGCTTGGCCCGGGTCCTGGCCTCCTGGCTGCCGGCCGGGGAGGCGGGCTCGATTTCCACGGTGCCCCTGGGGTTTCGTCGGGGCTTCCCGGAAGCGGACCTGCCGCTGGCCCTGGCCAACCTGCGGCGGGCCCTTGCGGCCTTGGCCGAACTGTACGACGCCACCGGCCGGCGCATCCGGCTGGCCGTGGAGGCCGAGCCCGGCTGCCTGGTCGAGACCACGGCCGAGATGGTCGGCCTGTTCGACCGGCTGGGAACCGGGCCGGAAGTCGAGGACCATCTGCGCGTCTGCTACGACTGCTGCCATCAGGCCCTGCAATACGAGGACCCGGCCGTCTCCCTGGACCTGCTGGCCCGGCACGGCATCCGGGTGGGCCATGTCCAGGTCTCTTCGGCCCTGCACCTGGAGGGCGGGGACCTCTCCAGGCTGGCCCGGTTCGCCGAGCCGGTCTACCTGCACCAGGCCGTGGCCCGGCGGCGGGACGGCACGCTTGCGCGCTTCGACGACCTGCCCGAGGCCCTGGCCGCGAGGCTTCCCGGCGTGGCCTCCTGGCGCGTCCACTTCCACCTGCCGGTCTTTGTGTCCCGCCTGCCGGAATGCGACACCACCCAGCCGTTTTTGGAAGAGATCCTGCCTCTTTTCCCGGACGATGCGCCTATGGAGGTGGAGACCTACACCTGGGGCGTGCTGCCGCCGGAGCTCAAAACAGCCGCGGTGGCCGATTCCATCTGCCGGGAGATCGCCTGGATCGACAAGGCCCGACGGGCCCGGTCCTGA
- a CDS encoding chemotaxis protein CheX: MIEHLDVNAFLDALNRRTEAFFREELGIGITSRSFQIDDVQKLDLKHLTAIMSATGALKLYLAYSFEAALIDAAFTAYTADLDIDPGERDDAIQETAGDIINIIVGNALADIAAKGPAIALSPPIILTEAKSVMRHRGAKFASAELATAAGNLSIHLIGPGELFNDSLEYVKE; encoded by the coding sequence ATGATCGAACACCTGGACGTCAACGCGTTCCTGGACGCCCTGAACCGCAGGACCGAGGCCTTTTTCCGGGAAGAGCTCGGCATCGGCATCACCAGCCGGTCTTTCCAGATCGACGACGTGCAAAAGCTCGATCTCAAGCACCTGACGGCCATCATGAGCGCCACGGGCGCCCTCAAGCTCTACCTGGCCTACAGCTTCGAGGCCGCGCTCATCGACGCGGCCTTCACCGCCTATACCGCCGACCTCGACATCGATCCCGGGGAACGCGACGACGCCATCCAGGAAACGGCCGGCGACATCATCAACATCATCGTCGGCAACGCCCTGGCCGACATCGCCGCCAAAGGCCCGGCCATCGCCCTGTCTCCGCCCATCATCCTGACCGAGGCCAAGTCGGTCATGCGCCACCGGGGGGCGAAATTCGCCTCGGCCGAGCTGGCCACGGCCGCGGGCAACCTGAGCATCCACCTGATCGGACCGGGCGAACTGTTTAACGACTCCCTTGAGTATGTGAAGGAGTAG
- a CDS encoding PAS domain-containing sensor histidine kinase has translation MLESALLQTHFDVIPFGIYVVDVATYELVFVNKHFRDALGAGLGRKCHEVLYESDAPCLNCRIPELLTPAGMPNGVTVVYDHYNERDERWAQMQEKTMGWPDGRVVKYSIAVDISELKETQNSLAEAHAELAIRNRELMAQNRILQENIELREHVERIARHDLKAPLSALIGLPQVLLDNYDLPDAAADAVRLIEQAGHSMLEMLNQSLVLFRLETGAYVLSPTAVDLADLARRTAARMATMPVARGRKIRVSLAGRPLAPGERLDYSGDVLLLGPMLQNLVVNGLEASPMGGEVTIDLVRDRDRVLVAVTNQGEVPEPIRCRMFAKYVTMGKRGGTGLGAYSAALAARAHGGQIELDAATPGWTTVAVILPSAPGVAP, from the coding sequence ATGCTCGAAAGCGCCCTGCTCCAGACGCACTTCGACGTCATCCCCTTCGGCATCTATGTCGTGGATGTGGCGACCTACGAGTTGGTGTTCGTCAACAAGCACTTTCGCGACGCCCTGGGGGCCGGCCTTGGCCGCAAGTGCCACGAGGTCCTCTACGAGAGCGACGCGCCGTGCCTCAACTGCCGCATCCCCGAGCTCCTGACCCCGGCTGGCATGCCAAACGGCGTCACCGTGGTCTACGACCACTATAACGAACGCGACGAGCGCTGGGCCCAGATGCAGGAAAAGACCATGGGCTGGCCCGACGGCCGGGTGGTCAAGTATTCCATCGCGGTCGACATCTCCGAACTCAAGGAGACGCAAAACAGCCTGGCCGAGGCCCACGCCGAGCTGGCCATCCGCAACCGGGAGCTGATGGCCCAAAACCGCATCCTCCAGGAAAATATCGAGCTTCGCGAACACGTGGAGCGCATCGCCCGCCATGACCTGAAGGCCCCGCTCTCGGCCCTGATCGGCCTGCCCCAGGTCCTGCTCGACAATTACGATCTGCCCGACGCGGCTGCGGACGCGGTGCGCCTGATCGAACAGGCCGGCCACTCCATGCTCGAAATGCTGAACCAATCCCTGGTCCTTTTCCGCCTGGAAACCGGCGCCTACGTCCTTTCGCCCACAGCCGTCGATCTGGCCGACCTGGCCCGGCGCACGGCCGCGCGGATGGCCACCATGCCCGTGGCCCGGGGCCGGAAGATCCGCGTCAGCCTGGCCGGCCGGCCCCTGGCCCCGGGAGAGCGGCTCGATTATTCCGGCGATGTCCTGCTCCTTGGCCCCATGCTCCAGAACCTGGTGGTCAACGGCCTCGAGGCCTCGCCCATGGGCGGCGAGGTGACGATCGACCTGGTGCGCGACCGGGACCGGGTGCTCGTGGCCGTCACCAACCAGGGCGAGGTGCCGGAACCGATCCGGTGCCGGATGTTCGCGAAATACGTCACCATGGGCAAGCGGGGCGGCACCGGCCTCGGGGCCTATTCCGCGGCCCTGGCGGCCCGGGCCCATGGCGGCCAAATCGAGCTCGACGCCGCCACTCCCGGTTGGACCACGGTGGCCGTCATCCTGCCGTCCGCTCCCGGTGTCGCCCCATGA
- a CDS encoding efflux RND transporter permease subunit, with product MISRFFLGRPVFSIVISLVIILAGLAAIKSLPIAQYPDIVPPEVNVTTAYPGASPEVIAATVAAPLEQQINGVDNMLYMRSTSSGDGSLSMTVTFAVGTNPDQNTINVNNRVQAALTTLPTEVQRQGVTVRKKSSNILQVVTFESPTKRYDAVYISNYVLVNVLDELKRLPGVGDASIFGAQDYSMRVWLRPDKLAQLKLTPGDVATAIQEQNAQFAAGRIGAEPTNPDQPVALNYMVTTKGRLLTPEEFENIILKAQPDGSVLRVKDVARVELGAKDYNSVSKITGNPAVNIGIYLSPGANALATADLVTAKLAELSKRFPEGIAYKVPLDTTTFVRVSIEEVVHTLVEAMILVFLVVFLFLQNFRATLIPCLAVPVSIIGTFAGMYALGFTINTLTLFGMVLAIGIVVDDAIVVLENVERIMTAEHLSPRLATAKAMEEVTGPVIAIVLVLCAVFVPVAFLGGLTGQMYKQFAITIAVSVVISGLVALTLTPALCASLLKAGHREPNRFFRAFNRLFDKVTDGYTASVSFLLRHVVIALTLFAVLCAGALALFRVVPGGLVPDEDQGYIIAVNILPDGTSLRATEHIDDAMDALNAKDPVVEHQITITGLDLLTSTYRSNYGTLFIPLKPWEERRKPGESSFDFVKRVFGRGMSLPKSMTLAFNPPAITGMSNTGGFEAYLQSRGEGSVQDLATMTEKLVAEAKKYPALGRVATTFGANVPQLRVDLDRQKAKALGVAISDVYDAMQATFGSYYVNDFNKFGRTFRVQIQSDADFRDRPEDLRDVYVRSSKGEMIPLTALATIEKSTGPEVMERFNVFTAAKIMGQPADGHTSSEALAAMDKAAASVLPSDYTLAWTGSAYQEKAAQGSSMLVFGMGIVMVILILAAQYERWSLPFAVIMAVPFALFGAIAAVFGRGLSNDIYFQIALVTLIGLAAKNAILIVEFAVLEVQAGKTLSDAALSAAKLRFRPIVMTSLAFILGCLPLAISTGAGANSRHAIGTGVIGGMLGATLLAPLFIPVFFKLIMSLGALLGRKTPGPAAPDAPAGPPA from the coding sequence ATGATCTCGCGTTTCTTCCTGGGCCGCCCGGTTTTTTCCATCGTCATCTCGCTGGTCATCATCCTGGCGGGACTGGCAGCGATCAAAAGCCTGCCCATCGCCCAGTATCCGGACATCGTTCCGCCGGAAGTCAACGTCACGACCGCCTACCCCGGGGCCAGCCCCGAGGTCATCGCCGCCACGGTCGCCGCACCCCTCGAGCAGCAGATAAACGGCGTCGACAACATGCTCTACATGCGCTCGACCAGCTCCGGCGACGGCTCGCTGTCCATGACCGTCACCTTCGCCGTGGGCACGAATCCCGACCAGAACACCATCAACGTCAACAACCGCGTCCAGGCCGCCCTGACCACCCTGCCCACGGAAGTGCAGCGCCAGGGCGTGACCGTGCGCAAGAAATCCTCCAACATCCTCCAGGTCGTAACCTTCGAGTCCCCGACCAAGCGCTACGACGCCGTCTACATCAGCAACTACGTGCTGGTGAACGTCCTCGACGAGCTCAAACGCCTGCCCGGCGTCGGCGATGCCTCCATTTTCGGGGCCCAGGACTATTCCATGCGGGTCTGGCTGCGGCCCGACAAGCTGGCCCAGCTCAAGCTCACGCCGGGCGACGTGGCCACCGCCATCCAGGAGCAAAACGCCCAGTTCGCGGCCGGCCGCATCGGCGCGGAACCCACCAATCCAGACCAGCCGGTGGCCCTCAACTACATGGTCACCACCAAGGGCCGGCTGCTCACGCCCGAAGAATTCGAGAACATCATCCTGAAGGCCCAGCCCGACGGCTCGGTCCTGCGCGTCAAGGACGTGGCCCGGGTGGAACTTGGGGCCAAGGACTACAATTCCGTCTCCAAGATCACCGGCAACCCGGCTGTCAACATCGGCATCTACCTGTCCCCCGGAGCCAACGCCCTGGCCACGGCCGACCTGGTCACGGCCAAGCTGGCGGAACTGTCCAAGCGTTTTCCCGAGGGCATCGCCTATAAAGTGCCGCTCGACACCACCACCTTCGTGCGCGTCTCCATCGAGGAGGTCGTCCACACCCTGGTCGAGGCCATGATCCTGGTCTTCCTGGTGGTGTTTCTCTTCCTGCAAAACTTCCGAGCCACCCTCATCCCCTGTCTGGCCGTGCCGGTCTCCATCATCGGCACCTTCGCCGGCATGTACGCGCTTGGCTTCACGATAAACACCCTGACGCTTTTCGGCATGGTGCTGGCCATCGGCATCGTGGTCGACGACGCCATCGTGGTGCTCGAAAACGTCGAGCGTATCATGACCGCCGAGCACCTTTCGCCACGGTTGGCCACGGCCAAGGCCATGGAGGAGGTGACGGGGCCTGTCATCGCCATCGTGCTGGTCCTTTGCGCCGTGTTCGTACCGGTGGCCTTTCTCGGGGGCCTGACCGGCCAGATGTACAAGCAGTTCGCCATCACCATCGCCGTGTCCGTGGTCATCTCGGGCCTGGTCGCCCTGACCCTGACCCCGGCTCTGTGCGCCTCGCTGCTGAAAGCCGGCCATCGGGAACCCAACCGATTTTTCCGCGCCTTCAACCGGCTTTTCGACAAGGTGACGGACGGCTACACAGCCAGCGTGTCCTTCCTCCTGCGCCACGTCGTCATCGCCCTGACGCTGTTCGCAGTCCTTTGCGCCGGGGCGCTGGCGCTTTTCCGCGTCGTCCCCGGCGGTCTGGTCCCGGACGAGGACCAAGGGTACATCATCGCGGTCAACATCCTGCCCGACGGCACGTCGCTTCGGGCCACCGAACACATCGACGACGCCATGGACGCCTTAAACGCCAAGGATCCCGTGGTCGAACACCAGATCACCATCACGGGCCTGGACCTTCTGACCTCCACCTACCGCTCCAACTACGGCACACTGTTCATTCCGCTCAAGCCCTGGGAAGAACGTCGAAAACCGGGTGAAAGCTCGTTCGACTTCGTCAAGCGCGTCTTCGGACGCGGCATGTCCCTGCCCAAAAGCATGACCCTGGCCTTCAATCCGCCGGCCATCACCGGCATGTCCAACACCGGCGGCTTCGAAGCCTACCTGCAAAGCCGCGGCGAAGGTTCCGTCCAGGATCTGGCCACCATGACCGAAAAGCTCGTGGCCGAGGCCAAAAAATATCCGGCCCTCGGGCGCGTGGCCACCACCTTCGGGGCCAACGTGCCGCAGTTGCGTGTGGATCTCGACCGGCAAAAGGCCAAAGCCCTCGGGGTGGCCATAAGCGACGTCTACGACGCCATGCAGGCCACCTTCGGCTCGTATTACGTCAACGACTTCAATAAATTCGGCCGTACCTTCCGGGTCCAGATCCAGTCCGATGCCGATTTCCGCGACCGGCCGGAAGACCTGCGCGACGTCTACGTGCGCTCGAGCAAGGGCGAAATGATCCCGCTGACCGCCCTGGCCACCATCGAGAAGTCCACCGGCCCCGAGGTCATGGAACGCTTCAACGTCTTCACGGCGGCCAAGATCATGGGCCAGCCCGCCGACGGCCACACCTCGAGCGAGGCCCTGGCCGCCATGGACAAGGCGGCGGCAAGCGTGCTGCCCTCCGACTACACCCTGGCCTGGACCGGCTCGGCCTATCAGGAAAAGGCGGCCCAGGGTTCGTCCATGTTGGTCTTCGGCATGGGCATCGTCATGGTCATCCTGATCCTGGCCGCCCAGTACGAACGGTGGTCCCTGCCGTTCGCCGTCATCATGGCCGTGCCCTTCGCCCTTTTCGGGGCCATTGCGGCGGTCTTCGGCCGGGGGCTCTCCAACGACATCTACTTCCAGATCGCGCTCGTGACGCTCATTGGCTTGGCCGCCAAAAACGCGATCCTGATCGTGGAATTCGCCGTGCTCGAGGTTCAGGCCGGCAAAACCTTGAGCGATGCGGCCCTTTCCGCCGCCAAACTCCGCTTCCGACCTATCGTCATGACCTCCCTGGCCTTCATCCTGGGCTGCCTGCCGCTGGCCATCTCCACCGGAGCCGGCGCCAACAGCCGCCACGCCATCGGCACGGGCGTCATCGGCGGCATGCTCGGGGCGACGCTCCTCGCGCCGCTTTTCATCCCGGTGTTCTTCAAGCTGATCATGAGCCTTGGCGCCCTGCTCGGCCGCAAGACGCCGGGCCCGGCCGCGCCTGACGCCCCGGCCGGCCCGCCCGCCTAA
- a CDS encoding 3-dehydroquinate synthase — protein sequence MTQTTFQHITVAFDFPVVFTRRAFDPGNPALAGILGRAGAGPHRLGVVVDGGLAAADPGLPSRLEAYVAAHADRAVLAAPPVVVAGGERAKADFAVLEAVWKLTVEAGLCRQSFIVAIGGGAVLDAVGFAAATAHRGVRLVRMPSTALAQNDAGVGVKNSINAFGRKNYLGTFAPPYAVLNDQALLETLPPREARAGLAEAVKVALVRDAAFFSWLKENAPRLAALEPEVLDEANRRCAVAHLQHIAGGGDPFELGSARPLDFGHWAAHALEEATGGELRHGEAVAVGVALDTVYSRMIGLIGPAEAEAVLRLLVDIGLDVWHPALAALDMAASVGAFREHLGGRLHLSMLTGLGSRIEVHEVDFARMAAARDEIRARASVSGSRREG from the coding sequence ATGACGCAAACGACGTTCCAGCACATCACCGTGGCGTTCGATTTCCCGGTCGTCTTCACCCGCCGGGCCTTTGATCCCGGCAATCCGGCCCTGGCCGGGATCCTGGGCCGGGCCGGGGCCGGCCCCCACCGCCTGGGCGTGGTGGTCGACGGCGGCCTGGCCGCGGCCGATCCGGGCCTCCCAAGCCGCTTGGAAGCCTATGTGGCCGCCCATGCCGACAGGGCCGTCCTGGCCGCCCCGCCCGTGGTCGTTGCCGGCGGCGAGCGGGCCAAGGCGGATTTCGCGGTCCTCGAGGCCGTGTGGAAACTGACGGTGGAGGCCGGGCTTTGCCGCCAGTCCTTCATCGTGGCCATCGGCGGCGGGGCGGTCCTGGACGCGGTCGGCTTCGCCGCGGCCACGGCCCACCGGGGCGTGCGCCTCGTGCGCATGCCTTCCACCGCCCTGGCCCAGAACGATGCCGGCGTGGGTGTCAAAAACAGCATCAACGCCTTTGGCCGCAAAAACTATCTCGGCACCTTCGCCCCGCCCTATGCCGTCTTAAACGACCAGGCCCTGCTCGAGACCCTGCCGCCCCGCGAGGCCCGGGCCGGCCTGGCCGAAGCGGTCAAGGTGGCTCTCGTGCGCGACGCGGCCTTTTTTTCCTGGCTCAAGGAAAACGCCCCGCGTCTGGCCGCGCTCGAGCCCGAAGTCCTCGACGAGGCCAACAGGCGTTGCGCCGTGGCCCATTTGCAGCATATCGCCGGCGGCGGCGACCCCTTTGAGCTCGGTTCGGCCCGGCCGCTGGATTTCGGCCATTGGGCCGCCCATGCCCTGGAAGAGGCGACGGGCGGGGAGTTGCGCCACGGCGAGGCCGTGGCCGTCGGCGTGGCCCTCGACACCGTCTATTCCCGGATGATCGGCCTGATCGGCCCGGCCGAGGCCGAGGCCGTGCTCAGGCTGCTTGTGGACATCGGCCTGGACGTCTGGCATCCGGCCCTGGCGGCCCTCGACATGGCCGCCTCGGTGGGCGCCTTTCGCGAACACCTGGGCGGCCGGCTGCATCTGAGCATGCTTACCGGCCTTGGCAGCCGCATCGAGGTCCACGAGGTCGATTTCGCCCGCATGGCCGCGGCCAGGGACGAGATACGGGCCAGGGCTTCCGTTTCCGGGTCCCGCCGGGAGGGCTGA